The following coding sequences lie in one Apium graveolens cultivar Ventura chromosome 3, ASM990537v1, whole genome shotgun sequence genomic window:
- the LOC141712870 gene encoding floral homeotic protein PMADS 2-like, producing MGRGKIEIKRIENSTNRHVTYSKRRQGLFKKAKEINVLCDAKVSVVIVNGSNKMFEFCSPDTSLASQLQSYQDISRTKLWDAKHEELSKEIERIDNENKSMQIRLRHLNGEDVTSLHLPELASLEATLDTGLRRVRNWKMEEFDKIAQRDQDLEDENKRLRYLLQQQEMGMAVAAMDSNVREYQQQQMPFAFRVQPNQPNLHERM from the exons ATGGGGAGAGGTAAGATTGAGATAAAGAGGATTGAGAATTCAACAAACAGGCATGTGACGTATTCAAAGAGAAGACAAGGTCTTTTTAAGAAGGCTAAAGAGATCAATGTTCTTTGTGACGCTAAAGTCTCTGTTGTTATCGTCAATGGTTCTAACAAGATGTTTGAGTTCTGCAGCCCTGACACCAG TTTAGCTTCGCAGCTGCAAAGCTACCAGGACATATCCAGAACAAAGCTGTGGGATGCAAAGCATGAG GAACTTTCTAAAGAAATCGAAAGAATCGACAATGAAAATAAGAGCATGCAGATTAGGCTGAG GCACTTGAATGGGGAAGATGTTACATCTCTGCACTTACCAGAACTGGCTTCCCTCGAAGCTACTCTTGATACTGGCCTTAGGAGAGTTAGAAACTGGAAG ATGGAGGAATTCGACAAGATTGCTCAACGT GATCAGGACTTGGAGGATGAAAATAAGCGCCTCAGGTACCTGCTG CAACAACAAGAGATGGGAATGGCGGTTGCAGCAATGGACAGTAATGTGAGAGAATACCAACAACAGCAGATGCCCTTTGCATTCCGTGTGCAGCCCAATCAACCAAATTTACATGAGAGGATGTAA
- the LOC141712869 gene encoding agamous-like MADS-box protein MADS9 — MGRGKIEIKRIENTNNRQVTYSKRRKGLIKKAKEITVLCDAAVSVVIFASPTKLYEYCSPSTNITEMLDRYHQHSGQRLWNPEHEALSNEIKRIKEENEKMQIDLRHLNAEDITSLNIKELMTIENDLENGLISIGEKRRESYKRMQKDGQRLEEENMHLRYVYEQQMEAMAGKVRDIENGFNHLKVNDQYEAQMPFAFRLQPNQPNLHNQMLLD, encoded by the exons ATGGGGAGAGGGAAGATAGAAATCAAAAGAATAGAAAACACAAACAACAGGCAGGTAACTTATTCCAAGAGAAGGAAAGGGTTGATCAAGAAAGCTAAGGAGATTACTGTTCTATGTGATGCAGCTGTTTCTGTTGTTATCTTTGCTTCTCCTACTAAGCTCTATGAATATTGCAGCCCTTCCACAAa CATAACTGAAATGTTAGATCGGTACCACCAGCACTCTGGACAGAGATTGTGGAATCCTGAACATGAG GCTCTCAGCAATGAAATTAAAAGAATTAAGGAAGAGAATGAGAAAATGCAGATTGATCTCAG GCACTTGAATGCTGAAGACATTACTTCCTTGAACATCAAAGAACTCATGACTATCGAAAATGATCTGGAGAATGGGCTGATAAGTATTGGTGAAAAAAGG AGGGAGTCGTATAAAAGGATGCAGAAAGAT GGGCAACGTCTGGAGGAGGAGAATATGCATCTACGTTATGTCTAT GAACAGCAGATGGAAGCTATGGCTGGTAAAGTGCGAGACATTGAAAATGGATTTAATCATCTCAAAGTGAATGATCAGTATGAAGCTCAGATGCCCTTTGCCTTCCGCTTGCAGCCAAATCAGCCTAATCTTCATAACCAGATGCTTCTCGACTAA